ATGGAGGCAACTCAATGGCTTCCCTCCCAGCATCTATGAAAATCAGCAAACCACGACAAATACTTCCAAAAAATGAGGCTTAAATGGATCATTCTCTTCCTGCTGCCAACATTCACAGGGTTCTCTCAGGCGCCTGATTCCGCGGCTCTAAGCCTGGGTGATATCTTCGCGATAGCCAAGGCCAACCATCCCATCATCAGACAAGCCAAATTGCAAGATGACATGGCCGTAGCTGAGCTCCTATATACGAAAGGACAATTTGACCCGAAGGTTCAATCCAATTACAATGTCAAAAACCTCAACGGAACGAAGTACTACCAAAAGTTTAATAACGCACTTAAAATACCCACCTGGTTTCCGCTTGATCCGAAATTCGAAGTTTACAGAAATCAGGGAGCATATCTGAACCCGGAGAGCTATGTGAGCAGCAGCCAGGACTACTGGCAAGTCGCCGCTGGTGTAAGCTTACCTATTGGAAAAGGGCTCTTTATAGATGAAAGAAGAATGCTGGTGACTCAGGCCCGACTCTACTCCGGGCTGGCTCAAGCCGAAAAAATAAAGCTTATCAACAAGACGCTACTTACCATATCCAAGTCCTACTGGGACTGGTATTTGGCTTACAAAAAATATGAGCTCACTTCATCTGCCATTGAAATAGCCCGGGAGGTGTTGGCCAGGACTCAACTGGATTACGAATTTGGAGAGGCCGCTGTAGTGGACACCATTCAGGCCAAAATCACTTATCAAGGTCGCCAAACTGATTTTGAAAAGGCTAAGTTAGAGCTGTTACAGTCGCAGTTGGCACTTTCGGTCCACCTCTGGAGCGAAGAGGGGATTCCACTGGAGCTTTCAAGCGGCTCCTTCCCGGTCTCAGAAGATACTGACTTCATGGTGCCATCAGATTCAGGCTTTCAAATACTGGTGGCATGGGCACTCAATAACCACCCGGACCTGCAAAAGCTCAGTACCAAAAGAGACCAACTCGAAGTGGAGCAAAGGTGGAACAAAGAAAGTCTGAAGCCAGAGCTGAATTTGAGCTATTCGCTAATCGATGCACCGTTCAATGCCGACGGATTCGAGTCCCCAGACTGGGAGAATAACTACAAACTTGGTGTGGATTTTAGCATCCCCATCTTGCTCAGAAAAGAACGCGGGAAAATACAAAAAAACAGAGTGTACCAAGAGCAAATTGAATTTGAAATGTCTCAAACCAGACTGACCCTTAGCAACCAGCTCCAAAGCACTTATGCCGAACTCAAGACCAACCAGACCCTTGCTCAACAATTTTCGAA
The sequence above is drawn from the Marinoscillum sp. 108 genome and encodes:
- a CDS encoding TolC family protein: MRLKWIILFLLPTFTGFSQAPDSAALSLGDIFAIAKANHPIIRQAKLQDDMAVAELLYTKGQFDPKVQSNYNVKNLNGTKYYQKFNNALKIPTWFPLDPKFEVYRNQGAYLNPESYVSSSQDYWQVAAGVSLPIGKGLFIDERRMLVTQARLYSGLAQAEKIKLINKTLLTISKSYWDWYLAYKKYELTSSAIEIAREVLARTQLDYEFGEAAVVDTIQAKITYQGRQTDFEKAKLELLQSQLALSVHLWSEEGIPLELSSGSFPVSEDTDFMVPSDSGFQILVAWALNNHPDLQKLSTKRDQLEVEQRWNKESLKPELNLSYSLIDAPFNADGFESPDWENNYKLGVDFSIPILLRKERGKIQKNRVYQEQIEFEMSQTRLTLSNQLQSTYAELKTNQTLAQQFSNMSQGYRQLFEAEIFNLESGESDLFKLNIQQEKYIGAQIKALEALVKFEKMRYQLPYEVGLPNLSYQVLYE